TGGTACCGCAAGCCTGGGCTCGGCGAGATCATGCATGGCCTGACCGAAACCTTGCTACCCGGGGGGACCAAGATTTGCACgagacgatgatggcatccaATCCATTGCAATGCCTTGCCTCTTATGGCCccgagggaaaaaaagacgTTGAGGTCCCAAGAAGCGGCGAGCTCGGCGTATTAGCGGAGCCTCGAAGACGTCTCCCCCGCACCCATCTCTCCACTTTGCGGGCTCTCCACGGCCGGCGGCACTGGGATGAACTGAAGTGAACTGGAGCTCATGGAGAGTCCGTCTGTTCTCGAGGTCAGAACCTTGGAAACCTGCGAGTAATACGGCCGAAGCTTGGGGTTGGATGACGTCTCAGGTGTTCCAATATGGAGGGATATGGATGTTCCAGCTTCTGGAATCCACCGAAATTTGGGGGCTTCTCGGTGTTCAGATGCTCATCCCCGTCCCTGCAATTGCGTCCTGGGTCGACCTCTTAATGCCCTGGGCTGACCTCCAGTCTTCCCCTCCGTCTCGTCTCTCTCTCCCGTCTTCTTATCCACGCCCACGCCCTCCCTCCACTCTCCTCTCCCAGCAGCTCTGCTCTCCCAATCCATGATCCCCAAGCCCCCCCACCAGCGGCCGCCATTGGATATTCCTCAGCCACTGACACAGCATCCGTCAGCAGCTCTCGCAGCTTGTGCTCGGTGACGGTGACgccaagctccagctccagttTCCCCAGCGGtaccagcaccagctccagcagctcCGGCTCCCGCTGCGACAAGACTTGCTGTCCACCTCTGCTTCATTTTCAAtttcctccctcctcctcctcctctctccttcatccttacatcacctcctcctccctcgacTTTatccttcctcctcgccgcctgCTCCTGCAGCCTCCGAACCCGTCTGCCATATTCCCTCTCCCTTCTCGACTGCGCCGCCCACCTCACGACCCATCGCCATGGCTCTCGCCGACGAGTCTAACCGTGTCGTCCAAGAGTTCGACTTTACCAATGACGACCTGAACCGTCATGTCAAGGAATTCTTGAGGCAGATGAGTACGTCTCTTTCGCTGCAGGCACTGTCGTTTGGCGTAAACGCTGTGGCGTCTTGCAGGGGGAGCTCCCCTCTCATGATGCTCTGTCGCATACCGCCGAATTTACCTCCACGTATTCATGATACTGATTTTTTGCGCGCTTTCCAGACGAGGGCCTCTCGAAGGAGGGTACCAGCCTCCAGCAGATCCCAACCTATGTCACAGGCGTCCCCAATGGCACAGAAAAGGTCAGACTCTGGCGCACGCGAGTGACAGAAGCTTCAACTGACATGACTTTTCCCTCATGCAGGGTCTGTATCTTGCTGTCGATCTCGGCGGAACAAACTTTCGAGTTTGCTCCATCATGCTCAACGGCGACACCACCTTTAACCTAACCTTTAACAAGGTCGCCATCCCCAAGGAGCTCATGGTCGCAAAGACCGCCTCCGagctcttctccttcctcGCCAAGCAGATCGAGGTTTTCCTCAAGGAGCACCATGCCGAGCACTTCAACAGCCACCTGCGCCGGCGCAACACCTACAGCACCGCCTCGGGCTACCGAGACGAGCACATCTTCCGCCTGGGCTTCACTTTCAGCTTCCCCGTCAAGCAGCTCGCCATTAACAAGGGCCTGCTGATCCGATGGACCAAGGGCTTCGACATCCGCGATGCTGTCGGCAAGGACGTCTGCGCACTGCTTCAGACCGAGATCgacaagctccagctccctgTCAAGGTTGCGGCGCTGGTGAACGATACTGTCGGCACGCTCATGGCTCGTTCGTACACCTCGACCGGCAAGAGCCGATCTATCCTGGGTGCCATTTTCGGCACTGGCACCAACGGCGCCTacatggagaagctggataACATCAAGAAACCCATCACAGGCGACTATGACAAGTCAACGGGCGAGATGGTGGTTAACACAGAATGGGGCTCCTTCGACAACCAGCTCAACGTTCTCCCCTCGACGGCATGGGATAAGGCCCTGGATGCCGAGAGTGTGAACCCCGGCGACCAAATGTTTGAGAAGCGCGTGTCAGGCATGTTCCTGGGCGAGATCGTGCGACTTGCCGTGGCCGACATGATTAACAGCGAAAAGTCGTCCTTGTTCAAGGACCTCAACTCTAGCTCCAACGACTGGGGTTCCACGACCAACATTGCGCCCCAATCCGGCTTCCTCAAGCCCTGGGGACTTGACagctccatcatgtcggTAGCAGCGGCCGACAACACTCCCGAGCTGTCCACTCTTCGCCAGGAGCTGGAGAACCTGCTCCACGTCTACACACCCTCGCTCGAGGATGCCCAGGCCTTCAAGTCCGTCTCCAACGCTGTCGGCCGACGTGCCGCCCGACTGTCCGCTGTCGCCATTGGCGCCATCGCTCTTCAGTCTGGCAAGCTCGAAGACCCCAATGAGGAGGTCATCGACATTGGTGTCGATGGCAGCTTGGTCGAGCACTACCCATTCTTCCGCGATATGATTTATGAGGCCCTCCGCGCCATTGACGGCATCGGACCCAGGGGCGCCGAGAAGATCCGTATTGGTATTGCCAAAGACGGTAGCGGCGTCGGCGCCGCCCTGATCGCTCTTGTCGCTGCCGGCAGGGAGAAGCCCGAGGACTACCTGGTcgacatcaaggccgagtCCAGTCGAGGCCGCAAGTTGTCCAATGCCATCGGTACGTGACCTCATAAATCTCATTTCAGCGGCATTCCGCACCCCCTCCCTTTGCATTCATCCCCCCTAGACCAACTCAAGCGACCACTGCTAACACTCTCGATAGCTGACGAACCCCTAATCTCAACCACCGCGCTCGTGGTCGGCGGCATCGTTGGTGCCCTCGCACTAGCAGCTTTCTGGTGGACCAAGCGTAGGTAGGAAGTCCTATCGTGTCACTTGCGCCTTTGGCCATGTTAGGGTGTTCACCTCGCTATTGAGTGAGTGTTATGTATATATGTGCATGGGAAAGACATGTTCATGTTGATTCCTGGGGACTTTTGGCGTCTCTTGTCTCAAACGTTACGTTTCGCGTTGTTCGCACCAAAAACTGTATGGGTATGAGGCAGTTGATTATGACGAAAAGAATTCTATGATTGGCCAGTTTCTTCATCATATGAGGTTCCAGGGAAGTGAATCAAGTTCTTCGAACTGCAGCGTCTATTTGTTTATTTATGTATTTATGTATTCATTTATCAATGTCGTTCTTACCAGGTCCATCTATCCATTGCTGTTCGTTAACACCATATTCTTTTATGAAGCATTTCTTATTTGTCCCTTGTAGGCAAGTTGAACCCGGCCTTGTTTCTACCATGTCATGCTCTAGCTACCAAAGGCGGCAGCAGGGTAAGAGCGATCTCTCTTCTTTCGTGCCGTcgagctgcttctcgagcttgcgCCAGAGCCTGGCTCGCGAAGAGGCTTGCGACCTGGTGGCACCAACAGTCCGCCCACCATATCTTCGGGCATGTCGTTCCATTCCGTCTCAGGACGTTGATTCTGGTAGGATCGACCTGATGGGGGAAGTGGTGGCCTAGAGGCCCCGTCCTTGGGAGGGCCCGACATGGGAGGAAGGTTTACCACGGCCGCAGTCGTGCTGGCGGGAATGGAGGGTGGAGTTGctgaggatgacgaagaagGCAGGGAGCTTCGAACGGAGGCGCCGACTGGACGGTGAACCAGCCAGGCCGAGTCGGGACGGAGTTTGAGATAGTAGCCACGGATGGGTTGGTCGTCCTTCTTGAAGCCGCGTCCTTCATACCACTTGAGGCCCTCCTCGTTCTCAGTCCAGACATGCGCCGTGACAGAGGCCACGTCGAGACTAGAATCCGACACGGCCGTCGCAATGATGTTATCCACAGCGGCGTTGATCAACCCCAGCGACCGGTAAGGCGACAAGAGGCAAAGGGACTGGATGTAGAGGTTCTGCGGCACCTGGCCATGGGTCTTGGAGTCGAGAATAGGCTCGATGCGACAGACGACTCCGCCGACCACCTTGGGCTCAGCGCCGTCATGCGCCCATGTGATGACGCGCGAGAAGCGGCCGGAGGCGGCGGGATCAACTGCGCGCTGATAGAAGTTGTCGGGGTAACTGACGGGTAGAAGGAGGGCGTTGATGCGGCGCAAAGCGTTGATGTCAGAGGGCGAGACGAGGCGAATGTCGGCTTCGGGGGGAAGAGACGTTGGCAGAGGCGGGAGTTCGAACGTTGATGTCTCGTCGGCTTCCTCTTGCTCAGAGGGGGGAGATACGGTTTTTGGAGGGGCAGCTGCtgccggcggcggcggaggaggtgTCGAGAGAGCGGCAGAGGGCGGAGGTGCGTATTTTGGAGTCTTTGCTTGGAAGAAGGAGCGGATGGAGAGCTGGGCGGGTTTGGTCGACGGGAGCGACATGTTGACGACGGTATATATATGCGCTTGGAGGTAGGTATCTCTCGTTAGGTTGGAGGTTTGGGAGAGAGATGGTGGAAACGAaacgagagagaaaaaagacaGGGGGGAAGCGAGAGAGAGGCTCTCAACTTAAGGTCGCTTCAGCCGCACGAGCCAGAAAGAGATGCCAGCAATGTAAGGATGTAAAAAAGCAGGAATGTTGTTTTCATGTATGGATGCTTGCGTCAAGTTGGCCTCTAGTTGTATGGACAGGGCAAAAATGAATTGGATTGGAGCAATGAGAGAGAGGCTCTAACAAGAACTGGAACTGGAACTGGAACTGCACTAGCGCAGGGAGGTGACTATGGCACCTGGCTACCTAGATCGATGGGATCATTGGGGACCGGATTGGATTCTTTTAGGTTCGGGATCAGTTCAAGGGACCAATCCCACGTGAGAACCATGAGAGCTGCGTCGTCATTCGCAGAGAGGGGTTGAACTGCGATCCATGGCTGTTATTAGCAGCACGAGGGGGAATGCGTCAAACTGGAGGCTCCAGCTGTTTATCAGGTGCCTTGCGTTTGGTACCTTAGCTGAGTGCCCCGCCCCCTGAGAGTTTAGGGGGCCGTAGGCTATTCTAGCGTGCGGGATCGTGATGGAGGGCGCCCGCGGGCTCTGGAAGAACAGAGTTGGAGGACAGCTTGCCGTCATGCCATGGCATTTTAAGCTTCATGTTAAAGATCTGGCCTCAAGGCAAGCTATGCGGTCATTGCCACTTCCATAGACTCTGTATTCCCTCATAATTTACGTGTAGCCGTGTAATAGTGCAGGCTGATATGCACCGCTGCGTTGGTGCTGCTCTGGTCCTTGGCTCATCCATGGGCCTGTTGATTTTCCTTTCCGAGATCCATTCCCACCTGGGTTTCAGTGGTGGCACCTGCACTGGCTCTGCTGAGGCTCACCTCAAGGCACCTGCAAATTTCCCGTCCATCCCCCTTCTGCTCTTCCGTCATCCTTCCATCGTCCAACACGAACAAACATTTCTCACCGTTTTGACACTGGCGGGCCATCTTTGGGCTTTGTCTTTTTTCTGGGGTTTCTGTTTTTCATTACTGCTCTTACATTAATATCTCCCAATCACAAGGCAGGAAACCGTCATAGGGTCTCGTGCCTTGTCCCAGTTGCTGCTCTCACCCGCCGTTTATTACAAACAGATTGGGGGACAGACCAGACAATAGAACCTCAGCTATTGTGCAGCTTCCCGTTGATTGTCAACCTTTGTTTTTCTcgtcctttttttttcttaaccCGTTTCGGATGGAATTGAACTGCGACTTGCCTGCTCCTACTACCCTCTTCATATTTTaattcctcctcttccactgCTGTTGAAAGCTTCTTCTCCCGAGCATTCACTCTCCAATTCCTCTCCCGCGAATCTCCagcttttttttccctttacAACTCTACCCCGGCCGGAATTCCGTGCACACCCCCCCCTCCGCCCGGTAGCTGCCGTTTCGctcctcggcatcatcacACGATTCCAGTTACACACCCTCCGCTTGACAAATTCGTCGGCCCTGGCTCGGATTCTTGCTTCCCCGGCGAACATCATGAATTCTGGCACGGGCAGGGCGGGCATCATCCGCGCTCGCGATGATGCCGGTAGTATGGACAAGTTGGTAAGCATGCATTCATCTGCCCTTTCGCATCTCATCTCGACCTCCCTGCGATTCCCTCCACGGGAACGTCCTAGAGCGCCATCGCCTCTGTCGACATGAATCACCTCTGCGACCCCTATCCAGATGATGCTTCATTGGGCTTTCCGTTTGTTTGGCTGTATTGCTAATGCTGGAGATGCTTAGGCACACGCGGTACTAGACGATGTGCTCTACAACGTCCTTTGCGATTTGTTGATGAAGACGCACCgcgaggagaagacggcAAGGGCCACCACTGCTGCCATCCGAGTCGAGAAGCTGGCATCCGATGCGTCCGATAGCTCGACCCCCGATTCGAAACCAGACGTACGGATCGAGACAGACGCTGCCATCTACGAGGATGGCAAGGTTTTGCTGAAGGGCAACCCCCTCAAGACGACGGCTGAGATCCTATGCCCCCgatgccatcttcctcgactTCTATATCCTACCGACGGCAAAGGCGCTCAGAAGCCCGACCCGAGTATCATCTACTGCAAGAAGCACCCTTACATCGATAAGCCGGGATGCGACATCTACGGACAGAGTTGGGTCGGACCAGGTCCCGGTcgcggcaagaagaagaaggacatggAGAAGAACGTCGACTCTCCTGCGCCCGAACAGCGACCACCCAACGTCTTGTCCTTCCCATCAGCCACCTGCAGCAAGTGCAAACGCTGCATTCTCGTCACCCGACTCAATAACCACATGGGCTCTTGCATCGGCAACAGCGGCCGCAACGCCAGCCGAGCTGCGGCGCAGAAGTTGAGCAACGGCGGATCCCAGAACGACCCGACGCCGCCTTCATCGCAAAAGGCGACGCCCGCGCCGGGTTCTCGCGCCGCCAGCCCCAAGAAGCGCGACGCgagcgaagaagaggaagactCGGAGAACAGccacaagaagaagaagctcaagcccaCGTCGGTTACTAAGAAGGTCATCCTGAAGACGAAGCCGAGCCTCAAAAAGGACAAGCCCAAGGGTCTTTCCTCGTTGAGCCAGGAGCAAAAGGCCGACTACTCAAAAGGAGACTCAGTCGAGGTGGCCCCTAAGAAGGTGGTGTCTAAGGGTATCAGTCCTGTtaagaagctcaagctgaACAAGCCTCATCTGGGCTCGCCTAAGCCCAAGGCCAATCTCATCCGGGAGGCCACCGGGGAGTCGGAGTCTTCAGACACCTTGTCGTCGCCACCTCACTAAGGCCCTGACTGGCCTTGTGACTGACTCGGAGAAACGtctttgttgatgatggcaatgtTGGCGCTTGTCTTACACTTTCTGGTCAAGGTGATTTTTGGTTGGATACGGATAGAGGCAGGCCGCACGACGCGCGATCAGGGGACGGATTTGTTTCTCGAGGATATTTCTTCTACCTGTATTATTCTCACAAACGCACTGCATTGGAACGGCGGTTTGGTTGGCTAGGGACCGGGACCAGATATTCACAGCATCCACGGAAAATGGACCGGGGCGTTTTTGGCGTTGAACGTACAAGAATGGATAATTTTTTTCAAGATTTCTCTGCGCAATCAATTGTAGCTATGCGTGATTGTGATCGACTTTGTGCCTCAACTCCTCAACGCCGGGCATGTAACCCAATATTCTAACCTCTCAAACGCCTTTTTTTCTAAACCTCTAGTCTATAcctgctcttcctcctcgacgacgcgAGCCCTGACAACCTTGAGGTCTTCGACAGGTCGATCCTCAGGCCCTGTGGTGACC
The window above is part of the Fusarium falciforme chromosome 3, complete sequence genome. Proteins encoded here:
- a CDS encoding Phosphotransferase, which gives rise to MGAQHGHGHGRERQGAETRKRVWPGLFLRGVAIIVVLVLSQLVLGDGDAKLQLQFPQRYQHQLQQLRLPLRQDLLSTSASFSISSLLLLLSPSSLHHLLLPRLYPSSSPPAPAASEPVCHIPSPFSTAPPTSRPIAMALADESNRVVQEFDFTNDDLNRHVKEFLRQMNEGLSKEGTSLQQIPTYVTGVPNGTEKGLYLAVDLGGTNFRVCSIMLNGDTTFNLTFNKVAIPKELMVAKTASELFSFLAKQIEVFLKEHHAEHFNSHLRRRNTYSTASGYRDEHIFRLGFTFSFPVKQLAINKGLLIRWTKGFDIRDAVGKDVCALLQTEIDKLQLPVKVAALVNDTVGTLMARSYTSTGKSRSILGAIFGTGTNGAYMEKLDNIKKPITGDYDKSTGEMVVNTEWGSFDNQLNVLPSTAWDKALDAESVNPGDQMFEKRVSGMFLGEIVRLAVADMINSEKSSLFKDLNSSSNDWGSTTNIAPQSGFLKPWGLDSSIMSVAAADNTPELSTLRQELENLLHVYTPSLEDAQAFKSVSNAVGRRAARLSAVAIGAIALQSGKLEDPNEEVIDIGVDGSLVEHYPFFRDMIYEALRAIDGIGPRGAEKIRIGIAKDGSGVGAALIALVAAGREKPEDYLVDIKAESSRGRKLSNAIADEPLISTTALVVGGIVGALALAAFWWTKRR
- a CDS encoding N-acetyltransferase domain-containing protein, producing MSLPSTKPAQLSIRSFFQAKTPKYAPPPSAALSTPPPPPPAAAAPPKTVSPPSEQEEADETSTFELPPLPTSLPPEADIRLVSPSDINALRRINALLLPVSYPDNFYQRAVDPAASGRFSRVITWAHDGAEPKVVGGVVCRIEPILDSKTHGQVPQNLYIQSLCLLSPYRSLGLINAAVDNIIATAVSDSSLDVASVTAHVWTENEEGLKWYEGRGFKKDDQPIRGYYLKLRPDSAWLVHRPVGASVRSSLPSSSSSATPPSIPASTTAAVVNLPPMSGPPKDGASRPPLPPSGRSYQNQRPETEWNDMPEDMVGGLLVPPGRKPLREPGSGASSRSSSTARKKRDRSYPAAAFGS